In the genome of Halostella limicola, one region contains:
- a CDS encoding DUF7523 family protein, producing MSLAERTREAVRARPFLLDGLRAGVINYTAAARHLDVDGDADAIATALRRFAEELPTYETDARTARVTMESGLGRTDDAASALLVVGDAAMAPTGGSLTGVLATGDVDPPALATVLRRLAATGVTVEAAATADDALLVVVERRASADAVRTVEDALGEVPDRDY from the coding sequence ATGTCACTGGCCGAACGAACGCGGGAGGCGGTTCGAGCCCGACCGTTCCTCCTCGACGGGCTGCGGGCCGGCGTGATCAACTACACCGCGGCGGCCCGCCACCTGGACGTGGACGGGGACGCGGACGCGATCGCTACCGCGCTTCGCCGGTTCGCCGAGGAGCTGCCGACCTATGAGACCGACGCCCGGACGGCCCGGGTGACCATGGAGAGCGGGCTGGGCCGCACCGACGACGCTGCGAGCGCCCTGCTCGTCGTCGGCGACGCCGCGATGGCGCCGACCGGCGGGTCGCTGACGGGCGTGCTCGCGACCGGCGACGTGGACCCACCGGCGCTTGCGACAGTCCTCCGCCGACTCGCCGCGACTGGCGTCACGGTCGAGGCGGCGGCGACCGCGGACGACGCGCTGCTGGTCGTCGTGGAGCGGCGCGCGAGCGCGGACGCCGTTCGGACCGTCGAGGACGCGCTCGGAGAAGTGCCGGATCGGGACTACTGA
- a CDS encoding CbiX/SirB N-terminal domain-containing protein yields the protein MQALVIVAHGSHLNPDSSTPTYRHADTVRKTGAFDEVVTGFWKEEPHFREVLRTVESDEVYVVPLFISEGYFTEEVIPRELRVDDDVGLDDPDPGWEPRSGAPEDVDKTVHYCGPVGTHDAMSDVIVQRAESVTGDAEVGEGFGLAVVGHGTERNENSAKAIEYHADRIRERGRFDEVKALFMDEDPEVDDVTDFFESDDVVVVPLFIADGYHTQEDIPEDMGLTDDYRTGWETPGEVDGHRIWYSGAVGTEDLMADVVLERAGEAGADVSDAIETVRELTGGVRPPADD from the coding sequence ATGCAAGCGCTGGTCATCGTGGCTCACGGCTCGCACCTGAACCCGGACTCCAGCACGCCGACCTACCGCCACGCGGACACCGTCCGCAAGACGGGCGCGTTCGACGAGGTCGTCACCGGGTTCTGGAAGGAGGAACCGCACTTCCGGGAGGTGCTTCGCACCGTCGAGAGCGACGAGGTGTACGTGGTCCCGCTGTTCATCAGCGAGGGCTACTTCACGGAGGAGGTCATCCCGCGGGAGCTCCGCGTCGACGACGACGTCGGCCTCGACGACCCGGACCCCGGGTGGGAACCGCGCAGCGGCGCGCCCGAGGACGTGGACAAGACGGTCCACTACTGCGGTCCCGTCGGGACCCACGACGCGATGAGCGACGTCATCGTCCAGCGCGCCGAGAGCGTCACCGGGGACGCGGAGGTGGGCGAGGGATTCGGCCTCGCCGTCGTCGGTCACGGCACGGAGCGCAACGAGAACAGCGCGAAGGCCATCGAGTACCACGCCGACCGCATCCGCGAACGCGGTCGCTTCGACGAGGTGAAGGCGCTGTTCATGGACGAGGACCCCGAGGTCGACGACGTGACGGACTTCTTCGAGAGCGACGACGTGGTCGTCGTCCCGCTGTTCATCGCCGACGGCTACCACACCCAGGAGGACATCCCCGAGGACATGGGCCTGACCGACGACTACCGGACGGGCTGGGAGACGCCGGGCGAGGTCGACGGCCACCGCATCTGGTACTCCGGCGCGGTCGGCACCGAGGACCTCATGGCCGACGTGGTGCTCGAACGCGCCGGGGAGGCCGGCGCGGACGTCAGCGACGCCATCGAGACGGTGCGCGAACTGACCGGCGGCGTCCGACCCCCGGCCGACGATTAA
- a CDS encoding ArsR/SmtB family transcription factor, translating into MSEDWDPDEVLDLLSDEYARSILAETSVEPMSAKTLRDRCDASLPTVYRRIERLKEHELIEEQTKVDPDGGHHKVYSATLSSFSIELADGEYVGEIERTDRASMLDADDTADRLTYMWENL; encoded by the coding sequence GTGAGTGAGGATTGGGACCCGGACGAGGTACTCGACCTCCTGAGCGACGAGTACGCTCGCTCAATCCTCGCGGAGACCAGTGTAGAACCAATGTCCGCGAAAACCCTGCGCGACCGATGCGACGCGTCGCTGCCGACGGTCTACCGTCGCATCGAACGGCTGAAGGAGCACGAACTCATCGAGGAGCAGACGAAGGTGGACCCGGACGGGGGTCACCACAAGGTGTACTCCGCGACGCTGTCGTCGTTCTCGATCGAACTGGCCGACGGGGAGTACGTGGGGGAGATCGAACGCACCGACCGCGCGTCCATGCTGGACGCGGACGACACCGCGGACCGCCTCACCTACATGTGGGAGAACCTCTGA
- a CDS encoding DUF7521 family protein, with protein sequence MLANTPIGWAILVVSFAATAVGTYVAYQAYRGYRRHQSRPMQYLSIGLVLLLGVSFVSAFFGSLLFRGGVAPSEYRRPFTLLVRSFQLLGVSFIAYSLYRRS encoded by the coding sequence ATGCTGGCGAACACCCCCATCGGTTGGGCGATCCTCGTCGTCTCGTTCGCCGCCACGGCCGTCGGGACGTACGTGGCCTATCAGGCGTACCGCGGCTACCGTCGCCACCAGAGCCGTCCCATGCAGTACCTCTCGATCGGCCTCGTGTTGCTGCTCGGGGTCTCGTTCGTCTCGGCGTTCTTCGGGTCGCTCCTGTTCCGCGGCGGCGTCGCCCCCTCGGAGTACCGCCGCCCGTTCACGCTACTCGTCCGGTCGTTCCAGCTCCTGGGGGTGAGCTTCATCGCCTACTCGCTGTACCGCCGCTCCTGA
- a CDS encoding outer membrane lipoprotein-sorting protein has product MCALQTPLQRAAVAVAVVCLATAGVYVVFGGDAGTADEPIGENAAERYESIEGVSANVTIVMETPNRTDRMRLHVKQRPGTRYVYQRVYDGSGGYRETYANGSVMWQYDPQAGEATRLTLDEGSFERGNMSEHLDELFAQIDAGGDDGDDEPKRGVSPLPEPPGPVTSDPAVGNVPPPNATEYDVSYLGTETVDGRETYVVEINGTLRGRGEMLLSNVTQTLWIDSERYFPLKYYQTWDRPDGSYEVTQTYSNVTFDPGLNDSTFEFDPPENVTVNERTYPDVESYDSRAALVEAADVEVPDPDLPDGFSLQGTRRIDGADESVSLTYGNGSAEVVVTVQNTTYDGNRTGEEVEVNGRSGTYSEAGRMRVLTWTCDGRTLSVSGDGLARSSLVRVAESIGCASGSGAAVQRVGDEAHPQELERPDE; this is encoded by the coding sequence ATGTGCGCACTGCAGACTCCGCTCCAGCGCGCGGCGGTCGCCGTCGCGGTCGTCTGTCTGGCCACCGCCGGCGTATACGTCGTCTTCGGGGGCGACGCCGGAACGGCGGACGAGCCGATAGGCGAGAACGCCGCGGAGCGGTACGAATCGATAGAGGGGGTCTCGGCGAACGTGACGATAGTGATGGAGACGCCGAACCGGACCGACCGGATGCGGCTACACGTCAAACAGCGTCCCGGGACCCGATACGTCTACCAGCGGGTCTACGACGGTTCGGGGGGTTACCGGGAGACGTACGCCAACGGGTCCGTCATGTGGCAGTACGATCCACAGGCCGGCGAGGCGACGCGGCTGACCCTCGACGAGGGGAGCTTCGAACGGGGGAACATGTCCGAGCACCTCGACGAGTTGTTCGCCCAGATCGACGCCGGCGGTGACGACGGCGACGACGAGCCGAAACGTGGCGTCTCCCCGCTCCCGGAACCCCCTGGTCCGGTGACCAGCGACCCGGCGGTCGGGAACGTCCCGCCGCCGAACGCCACGGAGTACGACGTCAGCTACCTCGGGACCGAGACGGTCGACGGCCGGGAGACGTACGTCGTCGAGATCAACGGGACGCTCCGGGGGCGCGGCGAGATGCTGCTGTCGAACGTGACCCAGACGCTCTGGATCGACAGCGAGCGGTACTTCCCGCTCAAGTACTACCAGACGTGGGACCGGCCCGACGGGTCGTACGAGGTGACCCAGACGTACTCGAACGTGACGTTCGACCCCGGCCTGAACGACTCGACGTTCGAGTTCGACCCGCCCGAGAACGTGACGGTGAACGAGCGGACGTATCCCGACGTCGAGTCGTACGACTCGCGCGCGGCGCTCGTCGAGGCGGCTGACGTCGAGGTCCCGGACCCCGACCTCCCGGACGGCTTCTCCCTGCAGGGGACACGGCGGATCGACGGCGCCGACGAGTCGGTGTCGCTGACCTACGGGAACGGGTCGGCGGAGGTCGTCGTGACGGTACAAAACACGACGTACGACGGGAACAGGACCGGCGAGGAGGTCGAGGTGAACGGCCGAAGCGGGACGTACTCGGAGGCGGGCAGAATGCGCGTTCTGACGTGGACCTGCGACGGACGGACCCTGAGCGTGTCGGGGGACGGACTGGCCCGGTCGTCCCTCGTCCGCGTCGCCGAGTCGATAGGCTGCGCGAGCGGGTCAGGAGCGGCGGTACAGCGAGTAGGCGATGAAGCTCACCCCCAGGAGCTGGAACGACCGGACGAGTAG
- a CDS encoding LolA family protein — protein MVTRKPSAAVLLAVGMIALSGCLGTVGSSNAPADATTDAPADAIQEADDGSQEAENASQEADDDTTENDTAGNESAETTDDGEPSGEEVVERFEQRMESIDSYVAVQRTTATYDGNEINTTAQVWVRTDTGEYRQEVVAPDERAGTITVVNESVSAVYDPQTNEYTVFPDQGADPNRSASMVEYLVDDAELSYEDTVDLDGERTHRLSVVPNGSEGFGSNVTMWVDAETYFPSRLELSFGNGVNATTVVEYEDAILNWSIPNSTFVLDPPADAQRSEFTAPNVTEFDSREDLVTNVSTSVPDPELRGNYSFESATLTEDGTTNVRVVYADGADEIVVNKINGTQAMADDGESVAIGDREGVFQSVGNESMVVWTCEGNTYAVIGPEPRDRLVTVAESMVCD, from the coding sequence ATGGTAACCCGAAAGCCCTCCGCCGCGGTGCTGCTCGCGGTCGGGATGATCGCGCTAAGCGGTTGTCTCGGCACCGTCGGGAGCAGCAACGCGCCGGCCGACGCGACGACTGACGCCCCCGCAGACGCGATCCAGGAGGCCGACGACGGATCGCAAGAGGCCGAGAACGCGTCCCAGGAAGCCGACGACGACACGACCGAGAACGACACGGCCGGAAACGAGTCGGCGGAGACGACGGACGACGGCGAGCCCTCCGGCGAGGAAGTCGTCGAGCGCTTCGAGCAGCGCATGGAGTCGATCGACAGTTACGTCGCCGTCCAGCGGACCACGGCGACGTACGACGGGAACGAGATAAACACGACCGCACAGGTGTGGGTCCGAACCGACACCGGCGAGTACCGGCAGGAAGTCGTCGCGCCCGACGAACGCGCCGGGACGATCACCGTCGTGAACGAGAGCGTGAGCGCCGTGTACGACCCGCAGACCAACGAGTACACCGTCTTCCCGGACCAGGGGGCCGACCCCAACCGGTCGGCGTCGATGGTCGAGTACCTCGTCGATGACGCCGAACTGAGCTACGAGGACACCGTGGACCTGGACGGCGAGCGCACCCATCGCCTCTCGGTCGTGCCGAACGGGAGCGAGGGGTTCGGCTCGAACGTGACGATGTGGGTCGACGCCGAGACGTACTTCCCGTCGCGCCTCGAGCTGTCGTTCGGGAACGGGGTCAACGCGACGACGGTCGTCGAGTACGAGGACGCGATCCTGAACTGGTCGATCCCGAACTCGACGTTCGTCCTCGACCCGCCCGCTGACGCCCAGCGCTCGGAGTTCACCGCGCCGAACGTCACCGAGTTCGACTCCCGCGAGGACCTCGTCACGAACGTCTCGACGTCGGTCCCCGACCCCGAGCTGCGGGGGAACTACTCGTTCGAGAGCGCCACCCTCACCGAGGACGGGACGACGAACGTCCGCGTCGTCTACGCCGACGGCGCCGACGAGATAGTCGTCAACAAGATCAACGGCACGCAGGCGATGGCCGACGACGGCGAGTCGGTCGCGATCGGCGACCGCGAGGGGGTGTTCCAGTCGGTCGGCAACGAGAGCATGGTCGTCTGGACCTGCGAGGGGAACACCTACGCCGTCATCGGACCGGAGCCGCGCGACCGTCTCGTGACAGTCGCGGAGTCGATGGTCTGCGACTGA
- a CDS encoding DR2241 family protein, producing MQPEQVERLREAADDGVSFDGLDIDRDGDGYRFAVPGDERAGLDADGFRDAAADAAAHVTNWDFWTEAAPSHGARRAFLRWLEGADERSVPERYDALADGVVRHWGELELTATLGDDGRRRYDLRHEADGGRPVEDLDAFEDPLEARELVTYDEKGRYRPLKTAPTLRTGWVFPDLDARDLVATVGHVYPATIENWHREREGDLDVSHWRETAERQTGIYDIVDELDREAVERIAATCCVDSQCLKRREWDYDEDAQLDVDGGDGEFPCREPCSLVIAAARKWTTLEREESRTYEFELTPSEKEQIEEIIDAVADGETDEVREADVYEGANRYRARYLREKLFDDEGNLAGVPTED from the coding sequence ATGCAACCCGAGCAGGTCGAACGGCTCCGCGAGGCCGCGGACGACGGCGTCAGTTTCGACGGGCTCGACATCGACCGCGACGGCGACGGCTACCGGTTCGCGGTCCCGGGCGACGAGCGCGCGGGCCTCGACGCCGACGGGTTCCGCGACGCCGCGGCGGACGCCGCCGCCCACGTCACGAACTGGGACTTCTGGACCGAGGCGGCGCCCTCTCACGGCGCGCGCCGGGCGTTCCTCCGCTGGCTTGAGGGCGCCGACGAGCGCTCCGTTCCCGAGCGCTACGACGCGCTCGCCGACGGCGTCGTCCGCCACTGGGGGGAGCTCGAACTCACAGCGACGCTCGGGGACGACGGTCGCCGGCGGTACGACCTGCGTCACGAGGCCGACGGCGGTCGGCCGGTCGAGGACCTGGACGCCTTCGAGGACCCGCTGGAGGCCCGCGAACTCGTCACGTACGACGAGAAGGGCCGGTACCGCCCGCTGAAGACCGCGCCGACCCTTCGGACCGGGTGGGTCTTCCCCGACCTCGACGCCCGGGACCTGGTCGCGACGGTCGGGCACGTCTACCCGGCGACGATCGAGAACTGGCACCGCGAGCGCGAGGGCGACCTCGACGTCTCGCACTGGCGCGAGACGGCCGAGCGCCAGACGGGCATCTACGACATCGTCGACGAGCTCGACCGCGAGGCTGTCGAGCGCATCGCCGCGACCTGTTGCGTCGACTCCCAGTGTCTCAAGCGCCGGGAGTGGGACTACGACGAGGACGCCCAGCTAGACGTCGACGGCGGCGACGGGGAGTTCCCCTGCCGGGAGCCCTGCTCGCTGGTGATCGCCGCCGCGCGCAAGTGGACGACGCTGGAGCGCGAGGAGAGTCGCACCTACGAGTTCGAACTCACGCCGAGCGAGAAGGAGCAGATCGAGGAGATAATCGACGCCGTGGCCGACGGCGAGACCGACGAGGTCCGCGAGGCCGACGTGTACGAGGGCGCGAACCGCTATCGTGCTCGATACCTTCGGGAGAAGCTGTTCGACGACGAGGGGAACCTCGCCGGCGTGCCGACCGAGGACTAA
- a CDS encoding DUF7524 family protein translates to MPETLSVHVSDDDLHAISVETPSFETAGAFDVELVNHGRAVHVHLNLMDGLSRAATLEATNHFVETESVRTVRVNVDGPFPAEGKLKIVTAYGAETAYADVTVREPDDADDSVVVDEALASPAGAAETDSNGSSPSSALPTPGAGTTPVLALAGVALLVAFLAATVVEGPIAVVGVGVVLVGVAAAAAILVRD, encoded by the coding sequence GTGCCAGAGACGCTGTCGGTCCACGTGAGCGACGACGACCTACACGCCATCTCAGTGGAGACGCCGTCGTTCGAGACCGCCGGCGCGTTCGACGTCGAACTGGTGAACCACGGGCGAGCCGTCCACGTCCACCTCAACCTGATGGACGGGTTGAGCCGGGCGGCGACGCTCGAAGCGACGAACCACTTCGTGGAGACCGAGTCCGTCCGCACGGTGCGAGTGAACGTCGACGGCCCGTTCCCCGCGGAAGGAAAGCTGAAGATCGTCACCGCGTACGGCGCCGAAACGGCGTACGCCGACGTGACGGTTCGAGAGCCCGACGACGCGGACGACTCCGTGGTCGTCGACGAGGCGCTCGCCAGTCCCGCGGGCGCGGCCGAGACGGACTCGAACGGCTCGTCGCCGTCGTCCGCTCTCCCGACGCCCGGCGCGGGGACGACGCCGGTGCTCGCCCTCGCCGGCGTCGCGCTCCTGGTCGCGTTTCTGGCCGCGACCGTGGTCGAGGGGCCGATAGCCGTCGTCGGCGTGGGCGTCGTCCTCGTCGGCGTCGCCGCGGCCGCGGCGATACTCGTCCGGGATTAG
- a CDS encoding methytransferase partner Trm112, which yields MKESLMDILCCPMDKHDLELDAGERDDGEIMTGELVCTECGETYPIEDGIPNLLPPDMREDAPA from the coding sequence GTGAAAGAATCACTCATGGACATACTCTGTTGCCCGATGGACAAGCACGACCTCGAACTCGACGCCGGAGAGCGCGACGACGGGGAGATAATGACGGGCGAACTCGTCTGCACCGAGTGCGGCGAGACGTACCCCATCGAGGACGGCATTCCGAACCTCCTGCCGCCGGACATGCGCGAGGACGCCCCGGCCTGA
- a CDS encoding group I truncated hemoglobin, translating into MSDETLYDRIGGEDAVAAVVDEFYERVLDDDRLAGYFDDAEMADLREHQTKFLSAVTGGPVEYTGESMREAHAHLDLTEEDFARVAEHLEDSLRAFDVPDEGVDEVLGAVADLKTDILAR; encoded by the coding sequence ATGAGCGACGAGACGCTTTACGACCGGATCGGCGGCGAGGACGCCGTCGCGGCGGTCGTCGACGAGTTCTACGAGCGCGTCCTCGACGACGACCGGTTGGCCGGCTACTTCGACGACGCCGAGATGGCCGACCTGCGCGAACACCAGACGAAGTTCCTCTCGGCCGTGACGGGCGGCCCGGTCGAGTACACCGGCGAGAGCATGCGCGAGGCCCACGCCCACCTCGACCTGACCGAGGAGGACTTCGCGCGCGTCGCCGAACACCTGGAGGACAGTTTGCGCGCGTTCGACGTCCCCGACGAGGGCGTGGACGAGGTGCTCGGGGCCGTCGCGGACCTGAAAACGGATATCCTCGCGAGGTAA